Proteins encoded within one genomic window of Argiope bruennichi chromosome 7, qqArgBrue1.1, whole genome shotgun sequence:
- the LOC129976483 gene encoding uncharacterized protein LOC129976483: MELLLEIGLPYIRKVCEEENLQRVDRNFVKDGILVGVGALLGFFCGGHSGGITGATVGFLISAGLGEKTKPLWLVIEAWPECLQEKLIVSIFLSNCRLKNSLGAADLKEEDERELVQLTYNGSLTSRSLNSGAATAIILFCQDEFGWRICGENEHS; encoded by the exons atggaacttttgCTTGAAATCGGCCTGCCTTATATTCGAAAAGTGTGCGAGGAAGAAAATTTGCAGAGAGTTGACAGAAATTTCGTCAAAGATGGCATTTTGGTTGGTGTTGGAGCATTACTTGGATTCTTCTGTGGTGGACACAGTGGAGGAATAACAG gTGCTACCGTAGGCTTTCTTATATCTGCAGGACTCGGAGAAAAGACGAAGCCTTTATGGCTGGTTATCGAAGCATGGCCGGAATGTCTGCAGGAAAAATTGATAGTCAGCATTTTTCTGTCGAACTGTAGACTAAAGAATTCATTGGGTGCTGCTGATCTGAAAGAAGAAGATGAGAGAGAATTAGTTCAATTGACATATAACGGTTCCTTGACTTCTAGGTCTTTGAATAGTGGAGCGGCGACAGCAATTATTCTTTTCTGTCAAGATGAATTTGGCTGGAGAATCTGTGGGGAAAATGAGCATTCTTAA